The Trinickia acidisoli genome includes a window with the following:
- a CDS encoding alpha/beta fold hydrolase, with protein MPFITANDDTQLYWREWGRGAPMVFVSALACGSAMWDYQFAEFGERGMRCISLDRRGHGKSDESAHGYDFDTFADDLATLIDKLDLKEITLVSHSMGTGEVVRYLSRHGSRRVARVVMLSPTTPMLLKTEDNPTGVPREQFEALWALWRRDYPSWVAASLAPFFVPETSPAMMKWGITLLQSSVPVTLACSRALAEADFRDEMLRIDRPTLIVHGDRDRSVPLEVGGLPSSELIRGCQLKVYADAPHGLLYTHMGQLHADMWDFMRRN; from the coding sequence ATGCCATTCATTACCGCGAACGACGACACTCAACTCTACTGGCGCGAATGGGGCCGCGGCGCACCGATGGTGTTCGTGAGCGCGCTGGCCTGCGGTAGCGCGATGTGGGACTACCAGTTCGCCGAATTCGGCGAGCGCGGCATGCGCTGCATTTCCCTGGACCGCCGCGGTCACGGCAAATCGGACGAGAGCGCGCACGGCTACGACTTCGACACGTTCGCCGACGACCTCGCAACGCTCATCGACAAGCTCGATCTGAAAGAGATTACGCTCGTATCGCACTCGATGGGCACCGGCGAAGTCGTGCGCTATCTGAGCCGACACGGCAGCCGGCGCGTGGCCCGCGTCGTCATGCTCTCACCCACCACGCCGATGCTCTTGAAGACCGAGGACAACCCCACCGGCGTGCCCCGCGAGCAATTCGAAGCGCTCTGGGCGCTGTGGCGCCGCGACTATCCGAGCTGGGTGGCCGCCTCGCTCGCCCCGTTCTTCGTGCCGGAAACGTCGCCGGCGATGATGAAATGGGGCATCACGCTACTGCAATCGTCGGTGCCCGTCACGCTGGCATGCAGCCGTGCGCTCGCAGAAGCCGATTTCAGGGACGAGATGTTGCGCATCGACCGTCCGACGCTGATCGTGCACGGCGACCGCGACCGCTCGGTGCCGCTCGAAGTGGGCGGATTGCCGTCGTCGGAATTGATACGCGGGTGCCAACTGAAGGTTTATGCGGACGCGCCGCACGGGCTGCTGTACACACATATGGGTCAGTTGCACGCGGACATGTGGGATTTCATGCGTAGGAACTGA
- the flhC gene encoding flagellar transcriptional regulator FlhC: MPKTSLIEEAQEVSRAVALIELGARMQVLESELSLSRERLIRLYREVKSESPPKGMLPSSADWYMTWQANIHASLFYHTYSFLKGEARCSHVDALTKGYRLYREHCTNGGLDVHLDLTRAWTLVRFFNGGILEMHQCCRCKGKFVSYKHDLPRAKACVMCQPPSRAGKKAKTLN, translated from the coding sequence ATGCCGAAGACGAGCCTGATCGAAGAAGCACAGGAAGTGTCCCGCGCCGTTGCACTGATCGAACTGGGCGCCCGCATGCAGGTGCTCGAGTCCGAACTCTCGCTCTCGCGCGAGCGGCTGATCCGCCTCTATCGCGAAGTCAAATCCGAATCGCCGCCGAAGGGCATGCTGCCCTCCTCCGCCGACTGGTACATGACGTGGCAGGCCAATATCCACGCGTCGCTGTTCTATCACACGTACTCGTTTCTGAAGGGCGAAGCGCGCTGCTCGCACGTCGACGCGCTGACCAAAGGCTACCGTCTCTATCGAGAGCACTGCACGAACGGCGGCCTCGATGTGCATCTGGATTTGACGCGTGCCTGGACGCTCGTGCGCTTCTTCAACGGCGGCATCCTCGAGATGCACCAATGCTGCCGCTGCAAGGGCAAGTTCGTCTCGTACAAGCACGATCTGCCTCGCGCAAAAGCTTGCGTCATGTGTCAGCCGCCCTCGCGCGCCGGCAAGAAAGCGAAGACGCTTAACTGA
- the flhD gene encoding flagellar transcriptional regulator FlhD: MDNREVLETIREINLSYLMLAQHMLNEDYAEGLFKLGLSAQLADLVHTLTPAQTIKLAQSEDLVCDFRFDDAAMLTALTTADKGLDAAATHAAILLAAQPAKQFC, translated from the coding sequence ACGATACGCGAAATCAACCTGTCGTATTTGATGCTTGCGCAGCACATGCTCAACGAGGACTACGCCGAAGGCCTGTTCAAGCTCGGCTTGTCGGCGCAATTGGCCGACTTGGTCCACACGCTCACGCCCGCGCAAACGATCAAGCTCGCCCAGTCGGAAGACCTCGTCTGCGATTTCCGCTTCGACGACGCGGCGATGCTGACGGCCCTCACGACGGCCGACAAGGGGCTCGACGCCGCCGCCACGCACGCGGCGATCTTGCTCGCCGCGCAGCCCGCCAAGCAATTCTGCTAA